A genomic region of Neisseria cinerea contains the following coding sequences:
- the fabG gene encoding 3-oxoacyl-ACP reductase FabG, with translation MTETVLITGSNRGIGKAVALGLAEDGFDIVVHCRSRRDEAEAVAEEIRVLGRQARVLQFDVSDRAACRDILTADIEANGAYYGVVLNAGLTRDNAFPAFSDDDWDLVLRTNLDGFYNVLHPLTMPMIRRRKAGRIVCMASVSGLTGNRGQVNYSASKAGLIGAAKALAVELAKRKITVNCVAPGLIDTDIVDENVPVEEILKAVPAARMGLPEEVAHAVRFLMDEKAAYITRQVIAVNGGLC, from the coding sequence ATGACCGAAACCGTCCTGATTACCGGCTCAAACAGAGGCATAGGCAAAGCTGTCGCACTCGGTTTGGCAGAAGACGGCTTTGATATCGTCGTCCATTGCCGCAGCCGCCGCGATGAAGCCGAAGCCGTAGCGGAAGAAATCCGAGTTTTGGGCAGACAGGCAAGGGTGTTGCAGTTTGACGTGTCAGACCGCGCAGCCTGCCGCGATATTTTGACTGCCGACATCGAAGCAAACGGCGCGTATTACGGCGTGGTGTTGAACGCCGGACTGACGCGCGACAATGCCTTCCCCGCGTTTTCAGACGACGATTGGGATTTGGTGCTGCGAACTAATTTGGACGGTTTTTATAATGTATTGCACCCGTTGACCATGCCGATGATACGCCGCCGCAAAGCCGGGCGGATTGTGTGCATGGCGTCGGTGTCCGGCTTGACGGGCAACCGCGGTCAGGTCAATTACAGCGCGTCCAAAGCGGGCTTGATCGGCGCGGCGAAAGCCTTGGCGGTCGAACTGGCGAAACGCAAAATCACCGTCAACTGCGTGGCGCCGGGTTTGATCGATACGGACATTGTCGATGAAAATGTACCCGTCGAAGAAATTTTGAAAGCCGTCCCCGCAGCGCGTATGGGGCTGCCGGAAGAAGTAGCGCATGCGGTGCGTTTCCTGATGGATGAAAAAGCAGCGTATATTACGCGCCAAGTGATTGCGGTGAACGGAGGTTTGTGTTGA
- a CDS encoding beta-ketoacyl-ACP synthase has translation MLNTRRVVVTGIGGITAFGRDWHSIQTAFKAEKNAVKYMDWHERFPELEAQLGAPIENYAPPKHWTRKQLRSMGRVSYLCVDAAEQALTDAGLLGDESITDGRMGVACGSSSGSTKDIGDVGELLLTGTSRNFSANTYVRMMPHTTAANIGIFFGLKGRIIPTSSACSSGSQGIGYAYEAIKYGMIDMMLAGGGEEFCPSEVYVFDSLYAASRRNGEPEETPRPYDANRDGLVIGEGAGIFVLEELEHAKRRGAKIYAELVGYGANSDGSHVTQPQKETMQKCMELALQDAGITPDKIGYVNGHGTATEKGDIAETLATEAVFGFVPVSSQKSYLGHTLGACGALEAWFSIEMMNGGWFAPTLNLNDIDPRCGKVDYILSGGREIQTDYVMSNNFAFGGVNTSLVFKRWKNG, from the coding sequence GTGTTGAATACCAGAAGAGTCGTAGTAACAGGCATAGGCGGCATTACCGCCTTCGGTCGTGACTGGCACAGCATTCAGACGGCATTCAAAGCCGAAAAAAACGCCGTCAAATATATGGATTGGCACGAACGTTTCCCCGAATTGGAAGCGCAACTGGGTGCGCCGATTGAAAATTACGCGCCGCCGAAACATTGGACGCGCAAGCAGCTCAGAAGTATGGGGCGCGTGTCGTATCTGTGCGTCGATGCGGCGGAGCAGGCTTTGACGGATGCCGGTTTGCTCGGAGACGAAAGTATTACCGACGGACGGATGGGCGTTGCCTGCGGCTCTTCCAGCGGCAGCACCAAAGACATCGGCGATGTGGGCGAATTGTTGCTGACTGGCACGTCGCGCAACTTCAGCGCCAACACCTATGTGCGTATGATGCCGCATACGACCGCCGCCAATATCGGCATCTTTTTCGGATTGAAAGGACGCATCATCCCGACATCGAGCGCGTGTTCGTCCGGCAGCCAAGGCATAGGTTATGCTTACGAAGCCATCAAATACGGCATGATAGACATGATGCTGGCGGGCGGCGGCGAAGAATTTTGTCCGTCCGAAGTTTATGTTTTCGACTCGCTTTATGCCGCCAGCCGCCGCAACGGAGAACCGGAAGAAACCCCACGCCCATACGACGCGAACCGCGACGGCCTGGTCATCGGCGAAGGTGCAGGGATTTTTGTGCTGGAAGAGTTGGAACACGCCAAACGGCGCGGTGCGAAAATTTACGCCGAACTCGTCGGCTACGGCGCCAACAGCGACGGCAGCCACGTTACCCAGCCGCAAAAAGAAACCATGCAGAAATGTATGGAACTTGCACTGCAAGATGCAGGCATTACGCCCGATAAAATCGGCTATGTAAACGGGCACGGCACAGCAACCGAAAAAGGCGATATCGCCGAAACGCTGGCAACTGAAGCTGTATTCGGATTTGTGCCCGTCAGTTCGCAAAAAAGCTATTTAGGGCACACGCTCGGCGCGTGCGGCGCTCTGGAGGCATGGTTCTCGATTGAAATGATGAACGGCGGCTGGTTTGCACCGACCCTGAACTTGAACGACATTGATCCGCGCTGCGGCAAGGTGGACTATATTTTAAGCGGCGGACGTGAAATCCAAACCGATTACGTGATGAGCAACAATTTTGCCTTCGGCGGCGTGAATACCTCGCTGGTGTTCAAACGTTGGAAGAACGGATAA
- a CDS encoding 4'-phosphopantetheinyl transferase family protein, whose protein sequence is MPDKKAVLQCRLADESAATAYRESCLDDADRARLLRAPELAGRTDWQVSRFLKQQGGKVRSLSHSNGYAAVLVCDGDMVCGVDIEAVRPRDFRALSEWVCSPEEQILLGRSGWDGETFYRLWCIKEALLKACGLDFPQDMAKVGYRTDGSAVYGLRADGGTGWHAVSAVWCGSMVVACVWRGAAELAWQYCGMESYRELARIERIGGK, encoded by the coding sequence GTGCCGGATAAAAAAGCAGTATTGCAGTGCCGCCTTGCCGATGAGTCGGCCGCCACCGCTTATCGGGAATCCTGTCTGGACGATGCGGACAGGGCGCGTTTGCTGCGCGCGCCGGAATTGGCAGGACGGACGGATTGGCAGGTCAGCCGGTTTTTAAAGCAACAAGGAGGTAAGGTACGGTCGCTTTCGCACAGCAACGGGTACGCGGCAGTTTTGGTGTGTGATGGCGACATGGTTTGCGGTGTCGATATCGAGGCTGTCCGCCCGCGTGATTTCCGCGCGCTCTCCGAGTGGGTTTGTTCACCTGAGGAGCAAATTCTGTTGGGACGTTCCGGCTGGGACGGGGAAACATTTTACCGTTTGTGGTGTATCAAGGAGGCTCTGCTTAAAGCCTGCGGTTTGGATTTTCCGCAAGATATGGCAAAAGTCGGTTATCGGACAGACGGTTCGGCAGTTTACGGTTTGCGTGCGGATGGTGGAACCGGTTGGCACGCGGTCAGCGCCGTCTGGTGCGGCAGTATGGTTGTCGCCTGCGTGTGGCGCGGAGCTGCCGAATTGGCGTGGCAATATTGCGGAATGGAGTCTTATCGGGAGCTTGCACGGATCGAGCGCATAGGCGGCAAATAA
- a CDS encoding AMP-binding protein, translating to MTRMFDIHPSDGTPIALDPLWTRADFIRTVHALSLKLKQNNIRSAALWFDDAALFACALLAVWRSGGKALLLPNTAPGNLTWAKSAQILLTDTDIVSDGISVWQIPTPSDGMPSENRIPKTLDIPPESEVHLRTSGSGGEAKTIVKTAAQIESEARTLATAIPFGHGKTAVLGSVSPQHMYGFTFRFALPLLMGWAMIRRQNAYPELLLSASLNVPSDYQNVWIASPALLNRFGENRDWAALNGRMAGIVSAGGELPPETAALLEQYAVRPYEVYGSTETGIIASRRKQTLWQPFPNVSVRNTGKSVEISSPWTNGLQYIADCIETHEDGFVLLGRQDRIIKLADKRISLNQIEHELLKHPWIADAHCALHPKHGRIAAWTALGEEGIAAWCARGRAAVIAALRQHLAKTQDTAALPRYWRFTDRLPRNGQGKITATDFQTALTEPAAPRWHILPPEGNRLRYQTRVPLDLPYFGGHFSTFPLVPGAIELEWIRRLAARHPFGRQNIIRIENLKYQQFIRPYDDISVELGYDADKNKLSFKIQKQDAVCSSGKMVFDTLPDNSNQTTREEP from the coding sequence ATGACCCGAATGTTTGACATCCATCCCTCCGACGGCACACCGATTGCCCTAGACCCATTGTGGACCCGCGCCGATTTTATACGCACGGTACACGCCCTGTCGTTAAAATTAAAGCAAAACAACATCCGTTCGGCGGCATTGTGGTTTGACGATGCCGCACTGTTCGCATGTGCATTGCTTGCCGTTTGGCGCAGCGGCGGCAAAGCCCTCCTGCTGCCGAATACTGCACCCGGAAACCTGACTTGGGCGAAATCCGCACAAATACTGTTGACCGACACCGATATTGTTTCAGACGGCATCAGCGTTTGGCAAATACCAACCCCTTCCGACGGCATGCCGTCTGAAAACCGCATACCGAAAACATTGGACATCCCGCCAGAATCAGAAGTGCATTTGCGCACGTCGGGTTCCGGCGGGGAAGCCAAGACGATCGTCAAAACCGCCGCGCAAATAGAATCGGAAGCCCGCACGCTGGCTACGGCAATCCCGTTCGGACACGGCAAAACCGCCGTCCTCGGCAGCGTATCCCCTCAACACATGTATGGGTTCACCTTCCGCTTCGCTCTTCCGCTGCTAATGGGGTGGGCCATGATCCGCAGGCAAAACGCCTATCCCGAACTGCTGCTGTCGGCAAGCCTGAACGTGCCGTCCGATTATCAAAATGTCTGGATTGCCAGCCCGGCACTGCTCAACCGTTTCGGCGAAAATCGGGATTGGGCGGCGTTAAACGGAAGGATGGCCGGCATCGTTTCCGCAGGTGGGGAACTCCCCCCGGAAACTGCCGCCCTGTTGGAACAATATGCAGTCCGCCCTTACGAGGTCTACGGCAGTACGGAAACCGGCATCATTGCATCACGCCGGAAACAAACCTTATGGCAACCGTTCCCCAACGTCTCCGTCCGCAATACCGGCAAATCAGTGGAAATATCCTCGCCGTGGACAAATGGCTTGCAATACATTGCCGACTGCATCGAAACACACGAAGACGGTTTTGTCCTGTTGGGCAGGCAGGATAGGATAATCAAACTGGCAGACAAACGCATTTCGCTCAACCAAATCGAACACGAATTACTGAAACACCCCTGGATTGCCGACGCACATTGCGCCCTCCATCCGAAACACGGGCGCATTGCCGCCTGGACGGCATTGGGCGAGGAAGGCATTGCCGCATGGTGCGCCCGGGGACGTGCCGCCGTTATCGCCGCACTCAGGCAACACCTTGCGAAAACGCAAGATACGGCTGCCCTTCCGCGCTACTGGCGTTTTACAGACCGTCTGCCGCGCAACGGACAAGGGAAAATTACCGCAACGGACTTTCAGACGGCATTGACAGAACCCGCAGCCCCCCGATGGCATATCTTGCCGCCCGAAGGAAACCGATTACGCTATCAAACCCGCGTACCGCTGGATTTACCCTATTTCGGGGGACATTTTTCCACCTTTCCCCTCGTCCCCGGCGCAATCGAATTGGAATGGATACGCCGGCTCGCCGCACGGCACCCCTTCGGCAGGCAAAACATTATCCGTATCGAAAACCTGAAATACCAGCAATTTATCCGTCCATATGACGACATTTCCGTAGAACTCGGATACGATGCCGATAAAAACAAACTGTCGTTTAAAATCCAAAAACAGGATGCCGTCTGCTCCTCGGGGAAGATGGTATTCGACACATTACCGGACAATTCCAACCAAACCACAAGGGAGGAACCATGA
- a CDS encoding class I SAM-dependent methyltransferase, producing MNLFHNLKQRYSHERLSAGEAQRLAQEIAFAPVVFQVSRLMVKFGILQLLDQNPDGLTQAEIVKQVEIDTYAVQVLLESSLSAGTVLFQNERYLISKAGWFLLNDSMARVNMDFIHDVCYQGLFELEKTLQTGKPEGLKTFGTWPTLYEGLSSLPQQVQKSWFGFDHYYSDHSFDKALDIVFSHDVKTLLDVGGNTGRWAVQCVTRNPDVHVTIMDLPQQIGLMRQAVKNVAGQDRIHGHPADLLNPEVPFPRGFDAIWMSQFLDCFSEKEAVSILSRAANSMDKHTALYIMEPFWDRQQYETAAYCLTQTSIYFSAMANGNSKIYHSDDMIRCIEAAGLKVTGITDGIGRGHSILRCTLV from the coding sequence ATGAACCTTTTCCATAACCTCAAGCAACGTTACAGCCACGAAAGGCTTTCTGCCGGCGAGGCACAACGCCTTGCCCAAGAAATTGCGTTTGCCCCGGTCGTTTTCCAAGTTTCACGGCTGATGGTGAAATTCGGCATCCTGCAACTGCTCGACCAAAACCCGGACGGCCTGACACAGGCAGAAATCGTCAAACAGGTGGAAATCGATACCTATGCCGTCCAAGTTCTACTGGAATCCTCTTTATCCGCAGGCACGGTCCTATTTCAAAACGAGCGCTACCTCATCAGCAAGGCAGGCTGGTTCCTGCTGAACGACAGCATGGCGCGTGTCAATATGGACTTTATCCACGATGTCTGCTACCAAGGGCTGTTTGAATTGGAAAAAACCCTGCAAACCGGCAAGCCGGAAGGCCTCAAAACCTTCGGTACGTGGCCGACCCTCTATGAAGGCTTGTCTTCCCTGCCGCAACAGGTGCAGAAATCGTGGTTCGGATTCGACCACTATTATTCCGACCATTCATTTGACAAAGCACTGGACATCGTGTTTTCACACGATGTCAAAACCCTGCTCGACGTAGGCGGCAACACCGGACGCTGGGCCGTACAATGCGTTACCCGCAATCCGGATGTCCATGTAACCATCATGGACTTGCCTCAGCAAATCGGCCTGATGCGCCAAGCCGTCAAAAACGTTGCCGGGCAGGACCGCATCCACGGACATCCCGCCGATCTGCTCAATCCCGAGGTACCTTTCCCGCGCGGGTTTGATGCAATCTGGATGAGCCAATTCCTTGACTGTTTTTCCGAAAAGGAAGCCGTTTCCATTTTGAGCCGTGCGGCAAACTCCATGGACAAACACACCGCCCTTTATATCATGGAACCGTTTTGGGACAGGCAGCAGTATGAGACCGCCGCCTACTGCCTCACCCAAACCAGCATCTACTTTTCCGCCATGGCAAACGGCAACAGCAAAATCTACCACTCCGACGATATGATACGCTGCATCGAAGCAGCCGGACTGAAGGTCACCGGCATTACAGACGGCATCGGACGGGGGCACAGCATCCTTCGTTGCACCCTGGTATAA
- a CDS encoding glycosyltransferase family 2 protein, whose translation MNILALIPHYNHPTTVGTVARSLRAHGLDVLVVDDCSRPDCIPVLENLASDGIRVIRRTYNGGKGAAVRTGFEAAAELGYSHVLQIDADGQHCLDDVPKFVRAAQLNPEALICGQPQYGGDAPKSRLYGRKITDFWNMVHTWSSDIKDGMCGFRLYPLPSALAVIREEHVGNRMDFDIEILIRLYWRGIKTVWIPTPVRYAADGISHFRTLADNIRISQMHTRLFFGMLKWRWRILKDTFR comes from the coding sequence ATGAACATCCTCGCCCTCATCCCCCATTACAACCACCCGACAACCGTCGGCACGGTTGCACGCAGCCTGCGCGCCCACGGTTTGGACGTGTTGGTCGTGGACGACTGCTCCCGCCCCGACTGCATACCCGTTTTAGAAAATCTGGCTTCAGACGGCATCCGCGTCATCCGCCGTACATACAACGGTGGCAAAGGCGCGGCAGTACGCACGGGTTTCGAGGCGGCGGCGGAGCTGGGATACAGCCACGTCCTGCAAATCGACGCCGACGGCCAACACTGTTTGGACGATGTGCCAAAGTTCGTCCGTGCCGCGCAACTCAATCCCGAAGCCCTCATCTGCGGTCAGCCGCAATACGGCGGCGACGCACCCAAATCACGATTGTACGGGCGCAAAATTACCGACTTTTGGAATATGGTTCACACCTGGTCGTCTGATATTAAAGACGGTATGTGCGGCTTCCGTCTTTATCCGTTGCCGTCCGCCTTGGCGGTAATACGCGAAGAACACGTCGGCAACCGTATGGACTTCGATATCGAAATCCTAATCCGGCTATATTGGCGCGGCATCAAAACCGTGTGGATTCCCACGCCCGTCCGTTACGCCGCAGACGGCATTTCCCACTTCCGCACCCTTGCCGACAACATCCGTATCAGCCAAATGCACACACGGCTGTTTTTCGGTATGCTCAAATGGCGTTGGCGCATATTGAAAGACACATTCCGATGA